TACCTTCCAATTATCATGATTTTTCAAGCGTTAATAATAGAGTAACTtttataattgatttttagtTTCGTTAAGTTTGTTGTTCAAACATAACTTTACATAATTACTTGGCATTTTAACTAGATAAGCATTGTAGGcttttaaaagttattattaACATGTCATACTTTTTATGGGCAAGGCCTAAACAAACTCAAgtgtttaatgttttaacaaCTGAATATATTCGTCTGGGAGCTTTACGACCCGGCAACAgagtaattatttatttcttttactTCCAACACAAGTGAAAAGACAAAACCATTGAATTGCTCAAATATATGTCGAAACCTTGAAACATGTGACAGTAACCATTTGTTAATGACGTTTGTACTTAAATTCAAGATAGAAACCCATTACTTAAACTTTTAATCAATGTAAGTAATGCACTCGTACATTCTCAATTTAAGATTCCCATCAAGACCCAAATAGCGTGAATCTAatagcatttttaattattttcaggGCTACACATCTTTCTGGAACGACTGCATATCAAGCGGCTTGCGCGGATGCATTCTCATAGAACTTGGACTGCGAGGTCGCGTGATGATTGAGAAATCTGGCATGCGACGACGTGGTCTATGTACAAGGTATGTACAGAAACCGAGTTTGCACATCCTTTTAGAAGCATGCTAATTACAATTTACCTACAGAAAATTGATACTGAAATCGGATCAGCAGACGGGAGACGTTCTACTCGATGAGGCACTTAAACACATTAAGGAAACAGATCCCCCAGAGACGGTGCAGAGCTGGATTGAATATCTTAGTGGTGTGTATTTAAGCGCCTGCCATTTTGCCAAGGATGTTTATTAAAAGCTAATTGTTGTGGCAGGTGAAACTTGGAATCCGTTGAAATTGCGCTACCAACTGAAAAATGTGCGCGAACGTCTGGCCAAAAATCTGGTGGAGAAGGGAGTGCTCACAACGGAAAAGCAAAATTTCCTACTCTTCGATATGACGACACATCCGCTGAGCGATAATGTTGTCAAATGTCGCCTGGTTAAGAAGGTGTGTAACTAGACTTTGATAAGTTCGGGAATTCCAAAACTAAATCCGATATGTTTAACTTCAGATCCAAGATTCTGTGCTCTCCAAGTGGGTCAACGATCCACAGCGCATGGACAAACGGATGCTGGCGCTTATCTTCCTGGCGCACGCCAGCGATGTGATCGAGAACGCCTTCGCGCCGCTGAATGATGACGACTACGAAGTGGCCATGAAGCGAGTGCGGGAGCTGCTGGATCTCGACTTCGAAACGGAGTCGGCCAAGCCGAATGCGAACGAAATTCTGTGGGCGGTGTTCATGGCGTTCACGAAATAGATGATCCTCTGCTCCTCTCCGCTCCTCTCaatagcacacacacacaataacACACACGAACCCCAACACAGAAATACAGACCCACATCTGGAATAcattttgctgcttttgtttaaGAAACTTTGCTGTGAGTGGAACCGAATCGGGCGATAGGATTTTCTTAATTGGCAAAGACCCCAAATATCTGTTTcagtaatatatattttttaagcgAGACTATAAAGCAGCCATAATgcctatttaaatatatgtttatcaACACTTCAATAATATCAATCAACCGCTCCATTGTCCTTTGATTTTTTCCTGTACTGTTGAGCATTTTCCATGCCAATGTTTTGCAATCATAATCAGTAAGTTGTGTTCCAAGACACATAGAATTTAGTTGATGATTTCTATGGCaatgcaaatcaaaatgtATGATGGAAAATTTATAGCTGCAGCaatgtttttgtaattatataTCTAGCACTAATTGTAAgcgccaacaaaaaaaactctGATAAAGTCTGGGCAAACTGCGTGCGATTGTCTATTGTGAAATAACCTATACATATTTtatcaaaacttttcaatGCTGTGTTTAATTGTCAAGTATTTACGAGCCCTTTCCATTTATTTGATTGCGAGAAGAAAATCAGTTCAAAACGTTTCTCGAGCTCCGCAATTTTAACTTAGTACGTTCGAACATAAGTATGCACCCACCCACAtgaacagacagacagacaattTCACACGGAGCGACATTCGATCTAGgcaatgttttaatttaaattgttattgaaTTTCGGGAACATTGAAgttgaaaaaaacattttctaactgctaaatgaaaaacaaagacCGGCGACAAGTGGAcaacaagaaaagaaaaattatgtaaatgtaaaCTGTGCAcgtcaaataataataattcttaGATATTTAAAGGcctaataaaatacaaatataaaatatataactgACGCAAAATTGAAAGTTTATTGCAATTTCGATTGTACCCCTCAATAAGGCaggggaaaaatataaaacattcaATGAAAATAGATGACGACTTTTATTAAAAGGGGGAAATCAAATGCGGGCCATTGTGTTCTTAATCTTCATAGAGCATAGTAACTTTGTAAGTGGCTTCCTCACATGGAAGCAGAAATCTGGACACTAAGGGTATTAAAACAAATCATTGATATCCTGACGATCAACTCTTGCTGCGAAGTACTAACCATTAGTCCGACATCCCCATTTTCTTGAAAGCAGAGCACACGTTTTGATTCgctttttaataaagtttttattcCGTTTTTCGTTCTCAATAAAtgggtgtttttgttttgcagtgTTGGTTTTTCTTTCGATAGTTGAAGGGGCAATATACCATATAAGTCGAGTAATTCTCATACGAAACATTTAggttataatataataatctTTCAATGACATAAAGTATGATAAAAAGCAGGGCGCAGCGCACAAGTTATTGCAAAAATACATTAggccaaaaagaaagtgaACAAAGTAGTGCTCTTATACTATCCATTTTAATCAACTAGCAGTTTTCAACTGTGGAAAATTTGCAAGTAATTTGTAATTACAATTAAACATATTAATGGAATTTTATAAGAGAataattttttctaattttgcAGATAAGCAATTGCCTCGTTTAACAAATGTTTCGTTTTTAGCGCAGCGGatcaaaaaatacatacaaatatatatatataaagtaaaacaaagcaaaatatgaaaactttaataaaattaatggAAGAATTGATACGCTCGAAATGATAgccattaattaatatatatgtatatgtatttttatgtaattataATTGAAGTTCCAACAGCTATCAGCGCCAGTTTCTGCTTCTGATCCTAAACCCTTTGCATTTCTTATTTTCCGAGGCGACTGCGCATGGACGACAGACGACGCATCCGAGCCCTGTTTTGGGAATAGCTGTCTGCCCATCGCTGCTCGGGCTTGTATGTGCCGGAGTAGCCGGCGTGCTAACTCAGCAGATCCTTGATCTCCTTGTGCATGTGACACAGGAAATCCACGTAGCTGGCGGAACCGTCTGTACCGCGGTCCTCCACAAGGAAGTGTCGGAACACGCTCTCCAGCTTGTCATTCTGCCGCAACCAGGTTATCTGAAGAAAAGATTAAGTCCGTTACACACTGGCAAGAGGCGAgaattttttaacttttgaaTGAAAATACGCACCCTCATGTATCGCGATCGCTCCTTCATGATCTGTTCTAGGATGCCGTGTATGCGCTTGGCCAGCGGCGTTTCTGGAACGATGTTAAACCGTTCCAAAGCAATTTGCTGCAGACCCTGAACACCGAAGACAGACTGCACAAAATCAGGCGACAATGCCTGGCCCAGCCAGACGAAGAGGTGGACTCCATTCTCCAGGATGTAGGCGCCATCCTCTTGCGTCTTTTCGTGCGTGCAGCGAACGGGAGTGGGCAGATCTGTCTCCTCGGGCACAACGTTGTGGATGGGAATGAAACGGGGATACAGGTAGCTGACGGATTGATTCAAATCCATGGACAGAATAAACTGGATAACATAAGATCGATCGTCTAGCGTCATGTCCGAACCGCCGGATATAGCATCGTTTTTGAGCAAACACGAGGCATACAGGGGCAGCAGCTTCAGGCACTCGGGAAGAATCAACTGACCCGCTGAGGTGGGCGAGGTGCAGTGCTTACGATAGCAGGCCAGGATCTGCGCCGAACGATGGATTAGGTTATCCTTCACCTGCTTGGGTGAGTGCTCCATCAACTTGAAGCAGGCCTGCTTGGCGAAGAACAGCATCATCGCGTCAAGGTCGCAGCTCTTAAAGACGTCGGCAATAGTCGTTGTAACCCGCAGAGCCAGGTTAAGCACACGCAGACGCCTTTGTCCGCTGCACGAGGTGTACAACAGTGCGACTTGAAGGTACACGTTCTCTTCTGGAGCCAGCTTGTCGTCATGCTTGATCTCAATGCTTACAGACTTGGTGGCATCTGCAAATCAAAAGGAATATTATTAACTTATATAAAACCAAAATCGACTTATGGTTACATACCAATACTGGCCAGCTCCACATCAGTTGTATTGGACATAAAGAAGTGACCATAAAACTCCGTGGGTCGGATGCCCGCCGATGTGCGCACCCTCATCACCGCGTCGAAGGCGATCGGTCGCGACACGTTCTTAATGATATCCTGTATTAGTCTCTTGCCATCCACGTCCGCTTGGAAGTATGTGTATTTGAACACCTCGCCACCAGTCAGCCGAGAAACCTGTCCAATCGTGGCCAAGTCGATGTAGGCGTTGTTAAATACGAATAAATCCACTGAGCAACCCTGCTGGACACACTCCTGGCCCAGTGTGTTATATGCAGTGGTTTGCGGGGTGAGTACGGTTTTCTCCTTATCAGTTCCCAAAAGCTTACGATCGTCGCGATTCTTTAGCTTGCCAGGCGCCTCCGCGATGGGGAGCGTTGAGTTAAACACCAGCAGCTTTCCAGCTGCATTGGATGCCTTAAGTGCCTCCAAGCCCGCCTGAATGGCAGGATACAGAATCGTTTCTGTTTCCTTGGTGTCGGCAAACATACGAGGGATCTCTTCCATCAGAGCATCGATTACAGCTGCAGACTCATCTGGGTGGCAAAGAATCCATCCAGCAGAGGCATGAACATCTCCTGCACATCGCCCACCACCATCATTTGCGGCTGGGCCAGACTGCTCTTGATATTGTAGAAATGCACGGTGCTGTTGTACGTGATGAAGCCCACCCGCACCTTGGATTTGTCTTGACCCTGATCGACAGGCAGATGCTTGAGTATGTTCTTGATCTGGGAGCAGAGCAGATTAACCAGTCCCGACTTCACGGTGTTGTAGGAGACGTCGATGATGAAGATAAAGGCGGGAACCTCCGGGGGAGTATTGTTCTGCGGCAAAGGAAAATGGTTTGCGATAATTAAAAATCAgtttaaaatgtgtttctAAAACAACCAACGAAAATGTTCGTTCTTTGGAAATACACTAATGCCAGATGTTCaacatatttattgaaatatgtttatgtCCCATTATGAAtagaaaactatttttaaaagccCCGCATTGCTGTGTGTTTTGAAGTTTAATTTCCAgaattttcaatataaaacTTACCCGACAGTAATCCTTGGTGGCCAGGAACTCGTAAGTTCCCAGCAGTAATTCAGGTCTTTCATGCTTGTCCACACGCTGTCCAGTGTGATCCAGATGCTGATAGTAGTCCTGATGAACTGCAAGGTAGTTCAAACTTATATTTAGGTTTCATTAATTATGTGCAAGATAGCTTACCCTCCGAAGTAACTTTGCACATCAGACACTGGAATCGGCGGCCGGCATCCACGAACTGCATGTTGGGCGACATATACGCCTTACACCTGTTGCAACGAATTGGTCCCATTTCGCCGAAGTTCACAATCGGTGGCTCCATTTCACCCTCGGCAATTTTGGCCAGCGGCGAGATGTTCAGTGTCAAGGGCAGAGCTGTGGTCTTCAAAAGATCACCGGTATTGGGGATGCAATAGAGCGAGGAGCGCAGGAAGCGGGGTGAAGAGTTGCCTTGGTCGTGAACCAAGAATTTGGTGGTCACCAATGGGGGCAGCAATCCTGGCTGGTTGGTCACAAACGGTCCTCCACACAGTCGCTGGTTCTCAATCATCACCTGGATGGGATTGGGCATTTGATCCGGATCCAGGCGTCGTGCCTGAGGCGCCTGTTGATACATATTTCCTGCTCCTGGCATGGGAGGTTGCTAAAATAGTTAAAGGGTTATTACTGGAAATCTcgttacaaaataataatcatgaCATACATTAAAGCCAGGACGTCCTGGCTGACCTGGAAAACCGGCCCCTGGTTGAGGTGGATATCCTGGTCCTCCTGCCTGCTGTCCCGGTTGTGGTGGATAGCCTGGCATCGGCTGCTGACCGGGCTGTGGCGGATAGCCCGGCTGCTGACCCGGGTAACCAGGTTGTGGAGCTCCGAATTGTGGCGGAGCAGCTGCCTGCTGACCTggaagtggtggtggtgctccaGGGAAGCCTCCGGGAGCCTGTCCTGGAAAGCCACCTGGATACCCGCCTTGCTGGGGGGCTCCGTAAGGTGCTCCTGGTTGCGGGGGCAAACCGGGTTGCGATATGGGTGGCAATCCAGGCTGCTGTGGGGGAAATcccggctgctgctgtgggaTTCCTGGCTGCTGCAGTGGTGGGAtaccctgctgctgctgtggtgggATTCCCTGATGCTGCAATGGTGGGATtccctgctgttgctgtggtggaattccctgctgctgctgaggtGGCAATCCGGGTTGCGTGTAAGTCGGAGGAGTTGCTCCAGGAGGTAGCTGGGGTTGACCCGGTCGTGAACTCGGTACTCCATACGGGCTAGGGGCAGGCTGGGATGTGGGAATCTGACCGGAAAATGGTGGCTGTCCGGGAATTGGGGGTTGTCCGGGTAGGGGCGGCTGAGAAGTAGATCCAGCTGCAGGAATAGGAGGTTGACCAGGTGCTGCTCCAGGCGTTGCCGTTTTCGGGGGCGGCATGTGCGGCAATCCTGCCAAACTGGCGCTGTTCAAGCTCATCTGATTAATGCCACTGGCCACGCTTTGTGGAGTGCTGCTGGGCGGTAGGGCACCGTTGACATAACTTCCAGCTTGCGTCGGTGGTGGAGCACCGAATGcagcgttgttgttgttggtcgGAGGGGGTGCCGCATTAGAGTTGAACTGATTGAAACCGGTTGGCGGTGGTGCCGCAGCAGCGGGTACTCCTTGGGGGAGTGGTGGCTTTAGGGGATTggccccaccacccacactcAAACCTCCCATCGACGTGGCCAACTGCAAGAGAGAatggtttttaataatttcacttAGTTTTTCTTATCTACAAGCTCAGCTCAAGAAATAGTGAATATTTCATTATGAAATCACGGATGACCGCTTTTAATGAATGAAGAGCACTTCGCAGCTTATCAGACAAATTTCTAAAAAGTGTTGCCGTGGTTTGGGTTACACTGGTACAtctttgtatatttgtatactaCGCGAAACTATACTATTAActagttttaaaaatttatgtttattttatcAATACCAATGGATTTCGGATGCTAACTCTATTCTTATTGTCAACTAGGGATAAATTCAATAACGAAAGCTTGATGGGCTACTTCAGTTTATTGAAGAAGAGAAGGATGAAGCTGGCCGGAATGTACAGGATGCTCCGTCCATTCTTGTTAAAGCTATCATGGATAAAGCTATGCCATTCACCTGCTGCTGGTAGTTGCCATTGAGGTAAGGCTGGGATGCCGCCGacgttggtggtggtgctccaaactgtggttgttgttgctgttgcggcggaggcagttgttgttgctgctgctgcggcggcggttgctgctgctgcggtagttgttgttgctgcggtggCCAACCTCCGGAATTCGGCGGAGGGGCTCCAAACTGGggctgctgctggaactgcGTGGGCGGTGGCCCGTACATATTCGGATTCATTCCTGGGCCGGATTAATCACCTTGCTTGCAGCGAAGAGGGTGGACGCCAAGCCAACAAACAACTTTCACGGAAAACGAAGAGAAAACACACACGGATTGGCTCAAAGTTCGCCACGGCGATTTGGGAATTTGGCAATTTCGGGGGCTGCTCGGCCGGATTCCTGACCACTGACTCCTCGATTTTGGCCACTCGGTGTTGGGCTCAACTCTCGACGGCCGCGGCGCACGATCGATGGTTGAAAAACAAGAATAATTTCGAGCTAAACGAACTTCCACGTCAGTTCCCTAATTCGAtcttttttgctctttttgcctTGCCACGTAAGCTATCGTTAATCGGCAGCGGAAAATCGAGTATTAATCGATTGTTCTCTGTGTCGGCTGCCAACGCCGAATCGATAAGCAAGTCGCACTTAACAGCGCTGCTGTTAGCGAACAGCTGCGAGTTATGTTGTGTGTGAGGTGGCGCAATAAAATTACGTGACGTCACGAAATACGTTGGTtgagtttaaataaataaatatgtagataAGATATAACGAAAATTTAAAAGAGATTTGATTATTTGTacacatttattaaaatataccATTTCAGAGTTCATTTTAAAAGTATTACAGCTTACAGTCAGGGTTTTATATTAGATTTAATTGCTTGTCCGAAGGAAAGGTCACCAAAGGCTCAGAGATTTCCTCAAACCGGCCGGCCCACGCCCTGGTGTTTATCTTAAAGGAGTTCTTCTCGAACTGGACTACGGGCTGCAGGATCTTGTTGAATCGCAGCCCCGTAAAACGCTCTATTTCGGCGATTTTGACGCGGTGGTCACTCAACTTGCCGCCAACCATTCGGCTGTTTTCGATGATATAGGCCTCCATGAAGGGATGTGATCCTGGGACACGACTCTCCACGATCAGCACCTTAAAGTAGTGGGATGGAACCGGCATCGGAATCCAATCAAACACCTCATACTTCATGGTCCACTTGCCGCCCTCGTGACAGGAGGGCGTGTAAATCGGCCCAGTGTAGGCGTACACAGAGCCAAACTCTATGGCCTTGCTGGACACGTACTTCTCCAGATCGTTCCAGATTTTCCGCTTGAATGCCTTGCAGATGCTCATGGAACCGCAGCTCAACACATATACGTCATTGTAGCGAAGGTTCAAGCTGCTATAGCCGCCATCATCCGACTTTATCTTCTGATAATCGCCACGGAAGTGCTCGCAAATCCATCGGGGAGCGTTCGTGCACATGTCCTGCGAAACAACGTAGTCCTTGTGGACGTACAGGTTCTCCGTGCTGGGCAGTCCGTACTTGATGAGGTCCAGCAGATCTGTGGTAGTTGCCGCATCGGTTTTCAGCATCAGAGCAGCACTAACGAAATCGAAGATCGGCGATACAACCAGCTCCCTGAATTTGTCGGCCAGTGAAGTGGAACGATGCCACAAACGGGTCTCATGGTCAGTCCTAAAGGTGGATAGCTTTCgtaaaaatattagaaataatattatggatatatttttaagtgttttttatAGCTCACCATGGGATACAACTTGTGCCGGTGGTGGTAGACATAGGGATCCCTTCGAATCTGCCGGAACAGCTGCCTTATGGACGCCTCTTGTTGAACAAAGGCTCCGCACACAAACCCGGTTACTCCCGCAAGGGCACATAAGGCCCACTGATGAACTCGTGATTCGTTGATGGACATAAATGGGCCTTACAATAATTTCGAGTAGTGTTGCCTTGATAACATGTAGAATGTAGCAATTTGTCGACATGTCAACTTGTAGAAAAAAGCCTGCTTGCAGATAagctttttgtattttccattatatttaacaaataggACCCTTTCACTAACTAAATTCCCGAAAAACTTGTGATTCACTGGGATAATTGCTGCCAAACAGGGCACTTCTCCTCAGTCCATCGAAGAACTTGAGCCCTGCGTAGTGCTCAATCTCCCGGATGTCGCAGAGAAACGAGCGGAGTGGCAGGCCATCTGGTATTGGAGCATTGGGCAGGACATAGCCCTCCATATAGGGTTTGCCCAGGTGCAGTTGTGACTCCACCATGATGACCTTGAAGAAGTGCGTCGGAACTGCTACCATATTGAGTCCGATCATCTCGTACTCCACGGCCCATTTACCTGCCCCTCTTTCATTGGGCTTATATAGCGGACCAGTGCACACGAATATGGATCCGAATCGGTGGACCAGATTTCGAACATATCGCTCCAAGTTGTTCCATGCGCCGCGGTTGAAGCCCTCGCCCACTTGTGGGGCAATATTCGTTAGGAAGAACGTATCCTCGCagtgatgctgctgcagatggTGATTCCCCGCGGCCGCCAAGTGTCCTCGGTCGAATCCAGATCTGCGATAGTCGCTCAGTTCCGAGCGGAAGTTGGAGGGAACACTCAGATCCGGCTGGTATGGGTTACGGCCACGTCTGCCTCGATTGGGATGTATGCTGTCCGCTTGGAGGTGCTCGCACACCCAGTGGGCCACTCGGTTGCGGCGATCGTAGGAGAGCACAAAGTCACTATAAAGACGCAAGTCGTCCAGGCCAGGGAACCCATACTTCATGATTTGCCTCATCCGGTGATCGACTTCTTTATTGGTctcgaaaaaggaaaactggTTAGGGGAAGTATATTGAAGTTTTACCTataatcttttaatttatttaggtTACCACTTCATAGATTTTGGGACCGAGATAGTAGGCATAGGGATCCGTTTCTACCAGTTCCTGCAAGCGCTTTCTGGCATCTGTGTGCTGAAAATACATGCCACCCACGAAGGATGCACAGAGCGCAGTCACTCCCAGGACGAAACCCAGTCCCAGGAGCTGCCACTGTCGGTCCATGAAATGGGCTCCGTGAATTTCCCCTTCCAAATAAAAGAAGGATTTCTCATGGCTATCACTATCtctttgtacatatatttagaTTCTATTTATGAGAACTATGTGATGTGAGAGCACTACGATCGTCAAAGTTATTGGTCGCCGGCAAAGTTAAGGGGTTTGTCAAAAGACTGTTTACTGGGTGGAGTATTGAACTGGACACTTGGGTGTTGACTAAATTACGATCGAGTCCTTCGAAGAACCGCAGACCTGTGGCGTTTTCTATTTCCCGGACATCGCTGAGAAGGGTCCTCAGTTCGACATTATTGTTCAGCGGAGAGTTGGGCATCACGTAGGCCTCCGCATAGGGAATGGTATCTCCCCCCTCGATCTTCTGATCGATGACCAGGATCTTGAAGAAGTGGGTAGGTACGGCCACCATGGTCCGCTCCTCCGACTGGAACTCCAGGAACCAACTGTTCGACTTCAGTTCACGGGGCAAGTAAATCGATCCGGTGTACGTGTACACAGTGCCATGTCTTTGGCTCATCTCATGGACGTACTGCAGCAATCGATCCCAGACGGCGAGATTGAAGCCTCTGTTGAGAAAGGGCTTAATGTTGGACAGGAAGAACACACGAGCTGCCTCCGACTGCCTCAAGGCTCCAGCTGGTAACACGGATGTGGAATCGCCGTAGACGACGCGATTGGACAGATCCACCCGCTCGCACAGCCACAGAATCGCGGAGTTTCTGCGATCGAAAGAGGTCACAAAGTCAAAGGTCTCGTTCAGGGTGATGTCATTGGTGCTGGGAAAGCCGTACTTCATGATCCCGCCCAGCTTGTGGCAGTCATCGGGCTGCACGTCGAACTCTGCGCTATCAGCGCGCACGGCGAAAATTCCCAGCTGCAAGAAAGGAAAAGTTTATGTTAATAGGAATTCAAAAAATTATAGGAAGGACTGTACCAGTGCGTACAGTTTCCTTCTGATAAAGTAGGCATGTGGGTTTCGTTGCTCCAGTCGTCGGATTCTCCGCATGACATCGATGTGCTGGTAGTAAGCTCCCAGTGCAAAAAACGATCCAGCAGTGGCCAATATACCAAGAATGCCC
This genomic stretch from Drosophila teissieri strain GT53w chromosome 2L, Prin_Dtei_1.1, whole genome shotgun sequence harbors:
- the LOC122614478 gene encoding Golgi phosphoprotein 3 homolog sauron produces the protein MNRSDGLVRRAVKFRENGGAEGGLNANTPDDNQDALDSLKDQEDNIDDGDSKETRLTLMEEVLLLGLKDKEGYTSFWNDCISSGLRGCILIELGLRGRVMIEKSGMRRRGLCTRKLILKSDQQTGDVLLDEALKHIKETDPPETVQSWIEYLSGETWNPLKLRYQLKNVRERLAKNLVEKGVLTTEKQNFLLFDMTTHPLSDNVVKCRLVKKIQDSVLSKWVNDPQRMDKRMLALIFLAHASDVIENAFAPLNDDDYEVAMKRVRELLDLDFETESAKPNANEILWAVFMAFTK
- the LOC122611966 gene encoding LOW QUALITY PROTEIN: protein transport protein Sec24C (The sequence of the model RefSeq protein was modified relative to this genomic sequence to represent the inferred CDS: inserted 1 base in 1 codon; substituted 1 base at 1 genomic stop codon), coding for MNPNMYGPPPTQFQQQPQFGAPPPNSGGWPPQQQQLPQQQQPPPQQQQQQLPPPQQQQQPQFGAPPPTSAASQPYLNGNYQQQLATSMGGLSVGGGANPLKPPLPQGVPAAAAPPPTGFNQFNSNAAPPPTNNNNAAFGAPPPTQAGSYVNGALPPSSTPQSVASGINQMSLNSASLAGLPHMPPPKTATPGAAPGQPPIPAAGSTSQPPLPGQPPIPGQPPFSGQIPTSQPAPSPYGVPSSRPGQPQLPPGATPPTYTQPGLPPQQQQGIPPQQQQGIPPLQHQGIPPQQQQGIPPLQQPGIPQQQPGFPPQQPGLPPISQPGLPPQPGAPYGAPQQGGYPGGFPGQAPGGFPGAPPPLPGQQAAAPPQFGAPQPGYPGQQPGYPPQPGQQPMPGYPPQPGQQAGGPGYPPQPGAGFPGQPGRPGFNQPPMPGAGNMYQQAPQARRLDPDQMPNPIQVMIENQRLCGGPFVTNQPGLLPPLVTTKFLVHDQGNSSPRFLRSSLYCIPNTGDLLKTTALPLTLNISPLAKIAEGEMEPPIVNFGEMGPIRCNRCKAYMSPNMQFVDAGRRFQCLMCKVTSEVHQDYYQHLDHTGQRVDKHERPELLLGTYEFLATKDYCRNNTPPEVPAFIFIIDVSYNTVKSGLVNLLCSQIKNILKHLPVDQGQDKSKVRVGFITYNSTVHFYNIKSSLAQPQMMVVGDVQEMFMPLLDGFXCHPDESAAVIDALMEEIPRMFADTKETETILYPAIQAGLEALKASNAAGKLLVFNSTLPIAEAPGKLKNRDDRKLLGTDKEKTVLTPQTTAYNTLGQECVQQGCSVDLFVFNNAYIDLATIGQVSRLTGGEVFKYTYFQADVDGKRLIQDIIKNVSRPIAFDAVMRVRTSAGIRPTEFYGHFFMSNTTDVELASIDATKSVSIEIKHDDKLAPEENVYLQVALLYTSCSGQRRLRVLNLALRVTTTIADVFKSCDLDAMMLFFAKQACFKLMEHSPKQVKDNLIHRSAQILACYRKHCTSPTSAGQLILPECLKLLPLYASCLLKNDAISGGSDMTLDDRSYVIQFILSMDLNQSVSYLYPRFIPIHNVVPEETDLPTPVRCTHEKTQEDGAYILENGVHLFVWLGQALSPDFVQSVFGVQGLQQIALERFNIVPETPLAKRIHGILEQIMKERSRYMRITWLRQNDKLESVFRHFLVEDRGTDGSASYVDFLCHMHKEIKDLLSXHAGYSGTYKPEQRWADSYSQNRARMRRLSSMRSRLGK
- the LOC122619631 gene encoding endonuclease G, mitochondrial; this translates as MSINESRVHQWALCALAGVTGFVCGAFVQQEASIRQLFRQIRRDPYVYHHRHKLYPMLSTFRTDHETRLWHRSTSLADKFRELVVSPIFDFVSAALMLKTDAATTTDLLDLIKYGLPSTENLYVHKDYVVSQDMCTNAPRWICEHFRGDYQKIKSDDGGYSSLNLRYNDVYVLSCGSMSICKAFKRKIWNDLEKYVSSKAIEFGSVYAYTGPIYTPSCHEGGKWTMKYEVFDWIPMPVPSHYFKVLIVESRVPGSHPFMEAYIIENSRMVGGKLSDHRVKIAEIERFTGLRFNKILQPVVQFEKNSFKINTRAWAGRFEEISEPLVTFPSDKQLNLI
- the LOC122619645 gene encoding endonuclease G, mitochondrial, encoding MDRQWQLLGLGFVLGVTALCASFVGGMYFQHTDARKRLQELVETDPYAYYLGPKIYEVFSFFETNKEVDHRMRQIMKYGFPGLDDLRLYSDFVLSYDRRNRVAHWVCEHLQADSIHPNRGRRGRNPYQPDLSVPSNFRSELSDYRRSGFDRGHLAAAGNHHLQQHHCEDTFFLTNIAPQVGEGFNRGAWNNLERYVRNLVHRFGSIFVCTGPLYKPNERGAGKWAVEYEMIGLNMVAVPTHFFKVIMVESQLHLGKPYMEGYVLPNAPIPDGLPLRSFLCDIREIEHYAGLKFFDGLRRSALFGSNYPSESQVFREFS
- the LOC122619638 gene encoding endonuclease G, mitochondrial, with protein sequence MGSMEVPVKGILGILATAGSFFALGAYYQHIDVMRRIRRLEQRNPHAYFIRRKLYALLGIFAVRADSAEFDVQPDDCHKLGGIMKYGFPSTNDITLNETFDFVTSFDRRNSAILWLCERVDLSNRVVYGDSTSVLPAGALRQSEAARVFFLSNIKPFLNRGFNLAVWDRLLQYVHEMSQRHGTVYTYTGSIYLPRELKSNSWFLEFQSEERTMVAVPTHFFKILVIDQKIEGGDTIPYAEAYVMPNSPLNNNVELRTLLSDVREIENATGLRFFEGLDRNLVNTQVSSSILHPVNSLLTNPLTLPATNNFDDRSALTSHSSHK